From the Candidatus Saccharimonadaceae bacterium ML1 genome, one window contains:
- a CDS encoding ABC transporter ATP-binding protein/permease, which translates to MSNRQDFKKRPRVRQGGPMGGMGAGEKAKNFRDTMKKLVCYLAAFRWQLLAVAVLAVGSTIFAIVSPKILGEATNQIVKDYVSIKAYDTITKKLPADTKLPSGTTGGDILNKLPNRSEVEGKIPAGQLDTIRALDMTKKPAFHFDAIGQIVLWLVGLYLLSATLRYLESWIMTNVTQKVTFQMRRDISLKINRLPLSYFDKQTYGEVLSRVTNDVDTISQTLNQSLSQIVSAVVMIAGIVAMMLSISWQMTVVALLVLPVSMGFVLLIAKKSQVQFTRQQTELGELNGHIEEMYAGHQVMRVFNGQARSLAKFTTINNQLHVSAWKSQFLSGLMWPIMNFVGNLGYVGVAVLGGWLAINGRLQVGDIQAFIQYMRQFNQPIEQTANIANVLQSTAAAAERVFEFIDEQEETREGRDLVKLEKVKGGVEFDNVTFGYNPDEPVIKGLSARVKPGQRVAIVGPTGAGKTTLVNLLMRFYEIDSGAIKIDGVDIRQMKRSDVRQMFGMVLQDTWLFSGTIRDNLRYGRPDATDDELIATAKEAHVDHFVRSLPGGYYMVLDEEATNISQGEKQLLTIARAMLAKTPMLILDEATSSVDTRTEVLIQQAMDRLMKGKTSFVIAHRLSTIRDADLILVVKNGNIIEQGTHQALLNQHGFYAELYNSQFAD; encoded by the coding sequence ATGAGTAATAGGCAAGATTTTAAAAAACGACCACGCGTGCGCCAAGGCGGACCGATGGGCGGCATGGGTGCGGGCGAAAAAGCTAAAAACTTTCGCGATACGATGAAAAAATTAGTATGTTATTTGGCGGCGTTTCGTTGGCAGTTGCTGGCGGTCGCGGTGCTTGCGGTTGGCAGTACGATTTTTGCGATTGTCAGCCCGAAAATCCTCGGCGAGGCAACTAACCAAATTGTGAAAGATTACGTTAGCATCAAAGCATACGACACGATCACGAAAAAACTGCCGGCGGATACAAAGCTGCCAAGCGGCACAACAGGCGGCGATATATTAAACAAGTTGCCAAACAGGTCGGAGGTTGAAGGCAAAATCCCAGCCGGTCAGCTTGACACGATCCGCGCGCTTGATATGACGAAAAAGCCTGCATTCCACTTTGACGCAATTGGCCAAATCGTCCTATGGCTTGTTGGGCTATATCTGTTGAGTGCAACGCTCCGCTATCTTGAAAGCTGGATCATGACAAACGTAACGCAAAAAGTCACATTTCAGATGCGGCGTGATATTTCGTTGAAAATTAACCGTTTGCCGCTCAGCTACTTTGATAAGCAAACTTACGGTGAGGTGCTCAGTCGCGTCACGAACGATGTTGATACAATCAGCCAGACGCTAAATCAAAGTTTGTCGCAAATCGTGTCGGCAGTAGTAATGATTGCTGGTATCGTGGCAATGATGCTATCAATTAGTTGGCAGATGACAGTAGTAGCACTTCTAGTATTGCCAGTGAGCATGGGTTTTGTACTGCTAATTGCGAAAAAATCGCAGGTACAATTTACTCGTCAGCAAACTGAGCTCGGCGAACTGAACGGGCATATTGAGGAAATGTATGCCGGGCATCAAGTCATGCGTGTGTTTAACGGGCAAGCGCGTTCGCTCGCAAAATTTACGACAATTAATAATCAACTGCACGTAAGCGCCTGGAAATCGCAGTTTCTGTCGGGACTGATGTGGCCGATTATGAATTTTGTTGGAAATTTGGGTTACGTCGGCGTGGCAGTGCTGGGCGGTTGGCTGGCGATCAATGGTCGCTTGCAAGTCGGCGATATTCAGGCGTTTATTCAATATATGCGACAGTTTAATCAGCCGATTGAACAGACGGCGAATATCGCTAACGTCTTGCAGTCAACGGCTGCGGCAGCGGAGCGGGTATTTGAGTTTATCGACGAGCAAGAAGAGACGCGCGAGGGTAGGGATTTGGTAAAGCTAGAAAAAGTGAAGGGCGGCGTGGAATTTGATAACGTCACTTTCGGTTATAATCCAGACGAGCCGGTTATCAAGGGCCTGTCGGCGCGCGTCAAGCCGGGGCAGCGCGTGGCGATTGTTGGTCCGACTGGCGCCGGCAAGACGACGCTGGTAAATTTGCTGATGCGATTTTATGAGATTGACAGCGGCGCGATTAAAATTGACGGCGTCGACATTCGCCAGATGAAGCGCAGCGACGTACGGCAGATGTTTGGCATGGTGCTGCAGGATACATGGCTATTCAGCGGTACGATTCGCGATAATTTACGTTACGGCCGTCCAGATGCCACTGACGACGAGTTGATTGCTACCGCCAAAGAAGCTCATGTCGACCATTTCGTTCGTTCGCTGCCAGGCGGTTACTATATGGTGCTCGACGAAGAAGCGACGAACATTTCGCAGGGTGAAAAACAATTGCTGACTATTGCGCGGGCGATGCTTGCTAAAACGCCGATGCTGATTTTAGACGAAGCTACTAGCTCAGTTGATACGCGCACCGAAGTGTTGATTCAGCAAGCGATGGATCGGCTGATGAAGGGTAAAACCAGCTTCGTTATCGCCCATCGGCTCAGTACGATTCGCGACGCCGATCTGATTTTAGTCGTGAAAAACGGCAATATCATTGAGCAGGGCACACACCAAGCGTTACTCAATCAGCATGGCTTCTATGCCGAGCTATATAATAGCCAGTTCGCAGATTAG
- a CDS encoding ABC transporter ATP-binding protein/permease has product MKPILKLCKPYVAAFVALVVFTYVAVMMSLRLPDYSASIVNKGIILQNLDSIWADGRMMIVVALIGGICTIASVFFAARIATGLARDVRRRVFAQIESFAIADFNQFSTASLITRSTNDIQQIQMTLMMLLRFALMAPLMAVGGIQKALENAPNLTWIIASAVAGLLIIIVMLFAVAVPRFKKLQQLVDKLNLVTRENLTGLRVVRAFHNEKIEQAKFQRVNSELNGLNLFVNRLMMVLDPVMMLVMNLTSIAIVWFGAWLVDAGTLEIGNMMAFLQYAMQVIISFLMISMVFIMVPRAAVSVRRVSEILDTQPSITDPKQPNHLPADGVGKIEFRDVTFSYPGADLPVLSGINFTAEPGQTTAFIGSTGSGKSTLINLIPRFYDVSAGQILLDGVDIRNVTLSELTSRIGYVPQKGVLFSGTVASNIAYGNQKASRKELEKAAQVAQAAEFIDELDDAYDSSIAQGGSNVSGGQRQRLSIARALATRAQIYIFDDSFSALDFKTDARLRRALAKEMKHKTMLIVAQRINTIMNADKIIVLDEGKIVGQGTHAELMQSCCVYQEIAASQLSDEELTQLAANTTMSSASKKLTARSTRRQKGVAR; this is encoded by the coding sequence ATGAAACCGATTTTGAAATTATGTAAACCGTACGTTGCGGCATTTGTTGCGCTGGTGGTATTCACGTATGTCGCAGTGATGATGTCGCTGCGTCTGCCGGACTATTCAGCGAGTATCGTCAACAAAGGAATTATTTTGCAAAACCTTGATTCAATTTGGGCGGACGGCCGCATGATGATCGTCGTTGCGCTAATCGGCGGTATTTGCACGATTGCGAGCGTATTTTTCGCGGCGCGGATCGCCACAGGGTTAGCGCGAGATGTGCGCCGGCGGGTATTCGCGCAGATTGAGAGTTTCGCGATTGCGGATTTTAATCAGTTCTCTACCGCGTCGCTTATCACGCGCTCAACGAACGATATTCAGCAAATTCAGATGACATTGATGATGTTACTGCGTTTTGCGCTGATGGCACCGCTGATGGCAGTTGGCGGTATCCAAAAAGCGTTAGAAAATGCGCCAAATTTGACGTGGATCATCGCATCGGCAGTGGCGGGGCTATTGATTATAATTGTTATGCTTTTCGCTGTGGCGGTTCCGCGATTCAAGAAATTACAGCAACTGGTTGATAAACTGAATTTAGTAACGCGCGAAAACTTAACGGGTCTGCGGGTTGTGCGGGCGTTCCACAATGAGAAAATCGAGCAAGCGAAATTTCAACGCGTAAATAGCGAGTTGAACGGACTAAACTTGTTCGTGAATCGTTTAATGATGGTGCTTGATCCGGTGATGATGCTAGTCATGAACCTTACAAGTATTGCGATTGTTTGGTTTGGCGCGTGGCTGGTAGACGCTGGTACGCTAGAAATTGGCAATATGATGGCATTTTTGCAGTACGCGATGCAGGTGATTATTTCATTCTTGATGATTTCGATGGTATTCATTATGGTGCCGCGTGCGGCGGTGTCGGTGCGGCGCGTTAGCGAGATTTTGGATACGCAGCCGTCAATTACTGATCCGAAACAGCCGAATCATCTTCCGGCGGATGGCGTGGGAAAAATTGAATTTCGTGATGTAACGTTTAGTTACCCGGGCGCGGATTTACCAGTACTGTCGGGCATTAACTTTACTGCTGAGCCGGGGCAAACAACGGCGTTTATCGGTAGTACGGGCAGCGGTAAATCAACCCTTATTAATTTAATCCCGCGGTTCTATGACGTGAGTGCTGGGCAGATTCTGCTTGATGGCGTTGATATTCGTAATGTCACGCTCAGTGAACTGACCTCTCGCATCGGCTACGTACCGCAAAAAGGCGTACTGTTCAGCGGTACGGTCGCGAGCAATATCGCCTACGGCAATCAGAAAGCATCGCGCAAGGAACTCGAAAAAGCGGCGCAGGTTGCCCAGGCGGCGGAATTTATTGATGAGCTTGATGATGCGTACGACAGTAGCATCGCGCAGGGCGGCAGTAATGTGTCGGGCGGGCAGCGCCAGCGGTTGTCGATTGCGCGGGCGCTGGCGACGCGGGCGCAAATTTATATTTTCGACGATTCGTTTTCGGCGCTGGACTTTAAGACTGACGCGAGGTTGCGGCGCGCGCTTGCTAAGGAGATGAAACATAAAACTATGCTGATTGTGGCGCAGCGTATCAACACGATTATGAATGCTGATAAAATCATCGTACTTGACGAGGGCAAAATCGTTGGGCAGGGCACGCATGCTGAATTGATGCAGTCGTGCTGTGTATATCAAGAGATTGCCGCGTCGCAGTTGTCTGATGAGGAGCTTACGCAGCTAGCGGCTAATACGACTATGTCATCAGCGTCGAAAAAATTGACTGCGCGATCCACTCGGCGGCAGAAAGGAGTAGCGCGATGA
- a CDS encoding thioredoxin domain-containing protein gives MRNNRGIAPINIVLGIVAAGIVALFVYNIANRPPNQHIGDSKPWVQYMSRGNADTKNVFIDYTDYFCSYCAQVEAATSQHEFNDTYIKPGKLRYEHRVITVLKNMVPNSEQGAEAAYCAADQNKYWEYTHDIVPRIKSDYFDKGIGVKNVAVPKEIPKLPLSYFAESAKSAKLDVAAFSDCMTHEKHKSEIEANTKRALALGVSGLPYIVVNNYTTSGFAGGYNGLQTILKAGGVNP, from the coding sequence ATGCGTAACAATCGTGGTATTGCACCAATTAACATCGTTCTTGGCATTGTCGCCGCTGGTATTGTCGCGTTGTTTGTATATAATATTGCGAACCGGCCGCCTAACCAGCATATCGGCGACAGCAAGCCATGGGTGCAGTATATGTCGCGCGGCAATGCGGACACGAAAAACGTTTTTATTGACTATACCGATTATTTTTGCTCGTACTGCGCCCAGGTCGAAGCGGCAACATCGCAGCACGAATTTAACGATACGTACATCAAACCTGGCAAGCTGCGCTACGAACACCGCGTCATCACCGTACTCAAAAACATGGTACCCAACAGCGAGCAAGGCGCTGAGGCCGCTTACTGCGCCGCCGACCAAAATAAGTATTGGGAATATACGCACGACATCGTACCGCGCATCAAATCCGACTACTTTGACAAAGGCATCGGCGTAAAAAATGTCGCTGTGCCGAAAGAAATTCCGAAGTTGCCGCTCAGCTACTTCGCTGAATCGGCAAAATCAGCTAAGTTGGATGTTGCCGCATTTAGCGATTGTATGACGCACGAAAAGCATAAGTCCGAAATTGAGGCTAACACCAAACGCGCGCTGGCGCTCGGCGTGTCGGGTCTGCCATACATAGTAGTCAACAACTACACGACGAGCGGTTTCGCCGGCGGATATAACGGGCTGCAAACGATTCTAAAAGCAGGCGGCGTCAATCCATAG
- a CDS encoding UPF0235 protein, giving the protein MRITVYLKPGSRRGDMVVENADGSLTIFTKEPAVDGRANAAAIRLAAAHMGVAKTRVVLLRGRTARRKVFEISD; this is encoded by the coding sequence ATGAGAATTACCGTTTACCTAAAACCCGGCAGCAGACGCGGTGATATGGTAGTTGAAAACGCTGACGGCAGCCTAACGATTTTCACGAAAGAGCCGGCGGTTGACGGGCGGGCAAATGCGGCGGCAATTCGACTCGCCGCTGCGCATATGGGGGTCGCAAAAACGCGCGTAGTATTACTGCGCGGACGGACGGCGCGGCGGAAAGTATTTGAGATCAGTGATTAA
- a CDS encoding VanZ family protein codes for MRHFLQPFSESFALSLVYWPFMCILLTIPFIIARLIARRRATWGYVIFSYTFVLYLLGLGLFTLYPMPDNPASFCAKQSLSPQLIPLHWIVDVAQPSKHITAALQIIANICFFMPLGAFVALYFRKHVRFAIVAGLGLSFLIEIAQLTGLFHIYPCSYRLFDVDDLAMNTLGAALGYAMTFRLKEYLKSQPLDAKPVKNNLANHFLAGCIDAVAIIFMASVSAMILRVHAPAIYQTSPQAIVILWWIMWEWIVPKICRGWTFGRYLVGVEKRKKRRQRSE; via the coding sequence ATGCGTCATTTTCTTCAACCGTTTTCGGAGTCTTTTGCATTGAGCCTGGTGTATTGGCCATTTATGTGCATTTTGCTGACAATCCCGTTCATCATTGCGCGGCTGATAGCACGGCGGCGGGCAACATGGGGATATGTTATTTTTTCGTATACATTTGTACTGTATTTGCTTGGGCTTGGATTATTCACTCTCTATCCGATGCCCGACAACCCAGCGTCGTTTTGCGCGAAACAGTCTTTATCGCCGCAGCTTATCCCGCTTCATTGGATTGTTGATGTTGCGCAACCTAGCAAGCACATAACCGCTGCACTGCAAATTATCGCTAACATCTGCTTCTTTATGCCGCTCGGCGCATTTGTTGCGTTGTATTTTAGAAAACATGTTCGATTTGCTATTGTAGCAGGTTTAGGTTTGTCATTCTTGATTGAGATTGCACAGCTGACCGGATTGTTCCATATCTACCCATGCAGTTATCGTCTGTTTGACGTCGACGATCTAGCAATGAATACGCTCGGCGCGGCACTCGGCTACGCCATGACGTTCCGCCTCAAGGAATATCTAAAAAGCCAGCCGCTCGATGCTAAACCTGTGAAAAATAATCTCGCCAACCACTTCCTTGCCGGGTGTATTGACGCGGTAGCGATTATATTCATGGCGTCGGTGAGTGCCATGATACTGCGCGTCCACGCTCCGGCGATTTACCAAACCAGTCCGCAAGCTATTGTGATACTTTGGTGGATAATGTGGGAGTGGATTGTGCCGAAAATTTGCCGCGGCTGGACGTTTGGACGGTATTTAGTTGGTGTAGAAAAGCGAAAAAAACGCCGGCAACGTAGCGAATAA
- a CDS encoding NUDIX hydrolase produces MSAMYDRHEVSVKVALYSSDGKRVLLMYYPHDDGFGLPGGHIDAGETPDVALERELREELGITIDATPADFYVRYPRGSAVKDHKIILGYTATVDSNVELPDRACDGGEERIVWLTRTEVEATDKIAPGYRDFVLKWWPADSVIT; encoded by the coding sequence ATGAGCGCAATGTATGATCGACACGAAGTTAGCGTAAAAGTAGCGCTGTATAGCAGCGACGGCAAGCGTGTACTGCTGATGTATTATCCGCACGATGATGGCTTTGGCTTGCCGGGCGGGCATATTGATGCCGGCGAAACGCCTGACGTGGCATTAGAGCGGGAGCTGCGCGAGGAGTTGGGTATCACAATTGATGCGACGCCAGCTGATTTCTATGTGCGCTATCCGCGAGGTAGTGCCGTCAAAGATCATAAAATTATTCTTGGCTATACGGCTACGGTTGACAGTAACGTTGAACTGCCAGACCGGGCGTGTGATGGCGGCGAGGAACGTATAGTTTGGCTGACGCGAACAGAAGTCGAAGCTACTGACAAAATTGCGCCAGGCTACCGGGATTTTGTGCTGAAATGGTGGCCGGCTGATTCCGTGATAACGTGA
- a CDS encoding DNA alkylation repair protein: MDIAAVDQTLRQLAVGDEKYAAFQRRIVNTNKRVYGVRTPALRHLAKQLVRYGIGAAGGDGNNETPPLSAADIRIFLRELDQTVYEQVLLGGLLINYTKMNDETMIDLIRCYLPLVDSWAEIDTFVERRARFRADAWWNFACENLHQDGEFFVRYGVIMLMSNFLTLDSMSRVFTELRTITHDGYYVKMAIAWLYAEAALASFDQAMNELRNTRIDVWIKKKALQKMKESRRFTPEQQAIIAKERFGR, encoded by the coding sequence ATGGACATCGCTGCAGTTGACCAAACTTTGCGCCAGTTAGCGGTCGGCGACGAAAAATATGCGGCGTTTCAGCGACGAATCGTTAATACAAATAAGCGCGTGTACGGCGTGCGCACACCGGCGCTCCGGCATCTAGCAAAGCAGCTGGTACGCTATGGGATCGGTGCGGCTGGAGGTGATGGCAATAATGAAACGCCGCCGCTGAGCGCTGCTGATATACGAATATTTTTACGCGAGCTTGACCAGACGGTTTACGAGCAGGTGCTGCTCGGCGGTTTACTTATCAATTATACGAAAATGAATGACGAAACGATGATTGATTTGATACGCTGCTATTTGCCGCTGGTTGATAGTTGGGCAGAAATTGATACTTTTGTTGAGCGCCGCGCGCGGTTTCGGGCAGATGCTTGGTGGAATTTTGCATGCGAGAATCTTCATCAGGACGGCGAGTTTTTCGTCCGTTATGGCGTGATTATGCTGATGAGTAATTTTTTGACGCTGGACAGTATGAGCCGCGTGTTTACTGAGTTGCGAACTATCACGCATGACGGTTATTATGTCAAAATGGCGATAGCATGGCTGTATGCTGAAGCGGCGTTGGCTAGTTTCGACCAGGCAATGAACGAACTGCGCAACACACGAATTGACGTATGGATCAAAAAGAAAGCGCTGCAAAAAATGAAAGAATCGCGCCGGTTTACGCCGGAGCAGCAAGCAATAATTGCCAAAGAAAGGTTCGGGCGTTGA
- the rppH_2 gene encoding RNA pyrophosphohydrolase, whose product MSAVHGIITHQTNRPIDYLYRLSLKALITNTNGDILVVKETGRHHYDLPGGGMDHGEDFRQALARELAEEVSLSGKFSYQIIDIDQPAYLAEHNFWQVRLVFAVSQSGGHYAPGIDGDEIAWLPLNYFERSKHEVERRIVRYWHAAFKKQVVVQRHK is encoded by the coding sequence ATGAGTGCTGTACACGGAATCATTACGCATCAAACGAATCGCCCGATAGACTATCTGTATCGGTTGTCGCTTAAGGCGCTGATTACGAATACTAATGGTGATATTTTGGTCGTGAAGGAGACGGGGCGCCACCACTATGATTTACCAGGTGGCGGTATGGATCATGGCGAGGATTTCCGCCAAGCGCTGGCGCGAGAATTAGCAGAAGAGGTAAGTCTAAGCGGCAAATTCTCGTACCAAATTATTGATATTGATCAGCCAGCATATCTGGCGGAACATAATTTTTGGCAAGTACGATTGGTTTTTGCTGTGTCGCAATCCGGCGGGCACTATGCACCAGGCATTGATGGCGACGAAATTGCATGGCTACCGCTTAATTATTTCGAACGGTCAAAACACGAGGTAGAGCGGCGGATTGTTAGGTATTGGCATGCGGCGTTCAAGAAACAAGTTGTTGTGCAAAGGCATAAATAA
- a CDS encoding dITP/XTP pyrophosphatase has protein sequence MKTENIDGASKTKLLIATSNRAKLADFKLYLSDDYTVLGIDDIGIKLEIPEGIDSIEDNAIAKARAYAVKTGLMCLGDDTGFFIEELNGEPGVALRRWGGELPEETTGEEFWDYLQQKTRGLKNLDCYFKQCIAIASPSGEIRVVHNVNNGVLNRVKLQQPYNGTNYPLAAAFESRDRKKTWDEMSDDEKRAFDRAFIQKLKQAIAALS, from the coding sequence ATGAAAACTGAAAATATTGACGGTGCTAGCAAAACAAAACTGCTCATCGCGACGAGTAACCGTGCAAAATTGGCTGATTTTAAGCTGTATTTGAGCGATGATTATACTGTGCTTGGTATTGATGATATTGGTATAAAACTGGAAATTCCTGAAGGAATTGACTCAATTGAAGATAATGCGATCGCTAAAGCGCGGGCATATGCGGTAAAGACCGGATTGATGTGCTTAGGCGATGATACAGGATTTTTTATCGAAGAACTGAATGGCGAGCCGGGTGTGGCGCTGCGCCGTTGGGGCGGAGAACTGCCGGAAGAAACGACTGGCGAGGAATTCTGGGATTATTTGCAGCAGAAAACGAGGGGGCTGAAAAATCTTGATTGTTATTTCAAGCAGTGCATCGCGATTGCATCGCCGAGCGGCGAGATCAGGGTAGTGCATAATGTGAATAATGGCGTGCTGAATCGGGTAAAATTACAACAGCCATATAATGGAACGAATTATCCGCTCGCGGCGGCGTTTGAGTCGCGCGATCGAAAAAAGACATGGGATGAGATGAGCGACGATGAAAAGCGTGCGTTTGACAGAGCTTTCATTCAAAAGTTGAAACAAGCGATAGCAGCGTTATCGTAA
- the rppH_1 gene encoding RNA pyrophosphohydrolase, with amino-acid sequence MVGVKNNVRVALIAFRDGDKILLNRRADTNGTMWEFIGGGIEAGETPHEAIRREIVEEVNYALSTDDDLQFVDELRITYGDVQATVYCFTAQLPGLDKFSDSDEVFVRDLALFSRDEALELELLPMTRMILEDGIV; translated from the coding sequence ATGGTTGGTGTGAAAAATAATGTTCGCGTGGCGCTTATCGCATTTCGTGATGGCGATAAAATTTTGCTGAATCGCCGCGCCGATACGAACGGTACAATGTGGGAGTTTATTGGTGGCGGCATTGAGGCGGGCGAGACGCCGCACGAAGCGATTCGGCGTGAAATTGTGGAAGAGGTAAATTATGCGTTGTCTACAGATGATGACCTACAGTTTGTCGATGAGCTACGTATCACATACGGTGACGTGCAAGCGACTGTTTATTGTTTTACTGCGCAATTGCCAGGGCTTGATAAGTTTTCGGATAGTGACGAGGTGTTTGTGCGCGATCTTGCATTGTTTAGCCGCGACGAAGCGCTTGAACTGGAATTATTACCGATGACACGGATGATTTTGGAAGACGGTATTGTGTAA
- a CDS encoding ABC transporter permease → MLRLMKLEFRRNKIKTYIIASAVAGVMMTGFLFLIAYAPRIDHDADLQMFAGYNNLISLFFMVNMAVFATLSGTMYARFIIEEYKEKRAVLLFSYPVKRDRIMLAKLVAVFLFVVIAMMLSSLLAFGVFGVSETIAPLVDEPLSLHTLSRALKVAIIMAIIAAEIGIMAVGIGFIKKSVPTTILSAVALSSFFCNIMFNMTSDANKSDVAAIIFMLVTTLAGVIVSAILMKTVNTMEVE, encoded by the coding sequence ATGCTTAGATTGATGAAGCTAGAATTTAGGCGCAACAAAATAAAAACATATATAATCGCGAGTGCTGTTGCTGGCGTAATGATGACGGGATTTTTGTTTCTGATTGCTTATGCGCCGCGGATCGACCATGATGCTGATCTGCAAATGTTTGCGGGATACAATAACCTAATTTCATTATTCTTTATGGTAAATATGGCTGTGTTTGCGACGCTTTCCGGTACGATGTACGCGCGGTTTATCATTGAAGAGTATAAGGAAAAACGTGCGGTTCTATTGTTCTCGTATCCCGTCAAACGAGATAGGATTATGCTCGCGAAGCTAGTTGCTGTCTTTCTGTTCGTCGTTATTGCTATGATGCTAAGCAGTTTGCTGGCGTTTGGAGTATTCGGCGTGTCGGAGACAATCGCACCACTGGTAGATGAACCATTGTCACTACACACGCTTTCACGAGCACTCAAAGTGGCTATAATTATGGCGATCATTGCTGCCGAGATTGGAATTATGGCGGTGGGAATTGGATTTATTAAAAAATCTGTTCCAACGACGATTTTGTCTGCCGTCGCGTTATCTTCGTTTTTCTGTAACATTATGTTTAATATGACGAGTGACGCAAATAAAAGCGATGTGGCTGCTATCATCTTTATGCTGGTCACGACGCTCGCAGGAGTGATTGTATCGGCGATACTTATGAAAACAGTAAATACTATGGAGGTTGAATAA
- a CDS encoding ABC transporter ATP-binding protein, giving the protein MSGKLAVNAERLIKTFSGNEVIKGCNLSVPAGCIYGLIGANGAGKTTLFKLLMGLLTPTAGTVQIFGMDVGERRDEIIKCIGSIIEAPAFYDHLSARENLEIHLEYMGTSGDVPATLAMVGLELANNQPVSKFSLGMRQRLGIARALIHKPKLLILDEPINGLDPMGIREMRELFLTLKTEHHMTILVSSHILGEIELTADTVGVLVNGVIAQEVAPSVVKKQYPNGLEDYFFNIMAGGKQDA; this is encoded by the coding sequence ATGAGTGGCAAATTGGCGGTAAACGCCGAGCGTCTCATCAAGACATTTTCGGGCAACGAAGTCATTAAAGGGTGTAATTTGTCTGTTCCGGCAGGTTGTATCTATGGACTAATCGGAGCGAACGGCGCGGGAAAAACGACGCTGTTTAAATTACTCATGGGGCTGTTAACGCCTACTGCTGGAACGGTGCAGATTTTCGGCATGGACGTTGGTGAGCGTAGAGATGAGATAATAAAGTGCATCGGTAGCATTATAGAGGCGCCGGCTTTCTACGATCACTTGTCGGCGCGCGAAAACTTAGAGATCCATTTGGAATATATGGGAACTAGCGGAGATGTTCCTGCGACCTTGGCAATGGTTGGTCTTGAATTGGCTAATAATCAGCCCGTATCGAAGTTCTCGTTGGGTATGCGCCAAAGACTTGGCATCGCACGGGCGTTAATCCATAAACCCAAGCTGCTTATTCTCGACGAACCGATCAACGGTCTTGACCCAATGGGTATTCGCGAGATGCGAGAGCTGTTTTTGACGCTCAAAACAGAGCATCATATGACGATACTCGTGTCGAGCCACATCCTTGGAGAGATTGAACTGACCGCAGACACTGTTGGTGTTTTGGTAAATGGAGTGATCGCTCAGGAAGTTGCGCCGTCTGTCGTCAAGAAACAATATCCTAATGGTCTGGAAGATTACTTTTTCAACATTATGGCAGGAGGAAAGCAAGATGCTTAG
- a CDS encoding TetR/AcrR family transcriptional regulator, producing MPRKNDPKGTVEKIVAVSSELFAQKGYEKTSMQDIVDALGMSKGAIFHHFKSKEEIFRAVIDKQSEYIKRQLQIWIEEMEGFTAREKLIGILNRNLHDFQAHALDSVLTAQAQSSQFVLSSIQESMNKAAPVIADIMREGQADGTITTDFPDECAELLLLLINMWCDPAVFTCDISRLTMRFRCLQRLMANMGVDVISDELLSECIELVHKLYNKRG from the coding sequence ATGCCGCGGAAAAATGATCCGAAAGGAACGGTCGAAAAAATTGTTGCTGTTTCTTCGGAATTGTTTGCTCAGAAGGGCTATGAAAAAACCAGCATGCAGGATATTGTTGATGCTCTGGGGATGTCAAAGGGGGCTATTTTTCATCACTTCAAGTCCAAGGAAGAAATTTTCCGTGCTGTTATAGACAAGCAGTCTGAGTATATTAAACGACAGTTGCAAATATGGATTGAAGAGATGGAAGGTTTTACGGCCCGGGAAAAGCTGATCGGTATTTTGAATCGAAACCTGCATGATTTTCAGGCACATGCCTTAGACAGTGTTCTTACGGCGCAGGCGCAAAGTTCGCAATTTGTGCTGTCGAGCATACAAGAGAGCATGAACAAAGCCGCTCCCGTAATCGCGGATATTATGCGGGAGGGACAAGCAGACGGGACGATTACGACAGATTTCCCCGATGAATGCGCTGAGCTGCTCCTGCTTCTGATCAACATGTGGTGCGATCCAGCGGTATTTACCTGCGATATTTCACGGCTTACAATGCGCTTTAGATGTTTGCAGCGGCTAATGGCGAATATGGGCGTGGACGTGATTAGCGATGAGCTCTTGTCGGAGTGCATCGAGCTAGTGCATAAGTTATATAACAAAAGGGGGTGA